The following coding sequences lie in one Helicoverpa zea isolate HzStark_Cry1AcR chromosome 2, ilHelZeax1.1, whole genome shotgun sequence genomic window:
- the LOC124643969 gene encoding bromodomain-containing protein 3-like isoform X3, with translation MQQAVDPLATTSTPTAEPVNGAPPDEPARRQGRMTNQLQFLQKNVMKAVWKHQFAWPFHQPVDAKKLNLPDYHKIIKKPMDLGTIKKRLESNYYYSAQECIQDFNTMFTNCYVYNKPGEDVVVMAQTLEKLFLNRIAQMDKEEKEIEAPSKGGKGGVKKRGTSTPGAAAVGAAGGATPAAAAAPRAPKPAPPAPHPALVGSTNTTTTPALPAPPATPPATHTGLPQQVATQPSSFHVAQPAAPPVSTIPAVALSQTQPAKVKKGVKRKADTTTPMGSSFEGGYTTPTIDQQSGPKPAKISTRRESGRQKKASRTGDDGFKMGGLSPSGAGASHHSVMTPQLAKSKEKLSDALKSCNEILKELFSKKHSGYAWPFYKPVDADLLGLHDYFDIIKKPMDLGTVKQKMDNRAYKTAAEFAADVRLIFTNCYKYNPPDHDVVAMARKLQDVFEMRYAKIPDEPVHVGVPHMDKGSSASSSESGSESDSESDDSEEERNNKVKLLEKELLALQEKMRKLVEESNNKKKAKKKMKDKQKKQITNNAVPKPNAAAAYAAKANNIAENLAAPSSVRGKPGSKRGGAGGAAGKAGARAAPGKKKSSTPTAAPPPHPPPHPDTDDEDHAKPMSYDEKRQLSLDINKLPGDKLGKVVHIIQSREPSLRDSNPDEIEIDFETLKPSTLRELENYVASCLRKKTHRKVSGKSKDEQIAEKKQELEKRLQDVSGQLGTNKKQQQKKEGCKEALGGGMSSSSSSSDSSNSSSSTDTSSSDSSDSEAGTGPSRTPKKKAKKQHQHPPQAQKPVPTVTVATPVAPPVAVPAAVELAPPAPADVKPVPGPEAVAVQPDHKEAAAPPAPALAPPAPAPPQPPNIIPDSSIAPIVREVEDHKPIPKIEPRNGLDKVDPSQYIDPIERSLASLERSLKADVPMDVSVGVSESSMRLEEEFSLPKPQMMPDSAHQNLMAQLGGLTEVARVPEQIKTEMYLQPHNGYVEKMQLEREHLRPDVNPIIQGMTVPPVSSIFDPIPSAPHSVISQSHHNIPNAPCLITPAAKKEDIKPLLTPKPIEDLMGVPNMVSNNMSDRAKYEMEKKMEDSKNTNFAQAFKLKQEQNLKNASSWSSLAQAGSPQSIPNMGTNHQIKQKPVMDSFQAFKKQAKEKIDRQRALIEQQELRKKEQAERERQRQETERRQPDEEKMRVGAGPRKVESAEVASPRVSPVARASPPAAAAAAAAAAPDKPAASERERLRQREQERRRREAMAGQIDMNMQSDLMAAFEESL, from the exons ATGCAGCAGGCAGTCGATCCTCTCGCTACTACCAGCACG CCGACGGCGGAGCCGGTCAATGGCGCTCCCCCCGATGAGCCGGCGCGGCGGCAGGGCCGGATGACAAATCAGCTACAATTTCTCCAAAAGAATGTAATGAAGGCAGTATGGAAACATCAGTTTGCGTGGCCTTTTCACCAACCTGtagatgcaaaaaaattaaacctccCT GACTACCATAAGATAATTAAGAAGCCCATGGACTTAGGAACAATAAAGAAAAGGCTTGAGTCCAACTATTACTATTCAGCTCAGGAATGTATTCAAGATTTCAACACCATGTTCACCAACTGCTATGTTTACAATAAACCAGGCGAGGATGTAGTAGTTATGGCACAAACTTTGGAGAAATTATTTCTGAATCGG ATAGCTCAGATGGACAAGGAGGAAAAGGAAATCGAGGCGCCGTCGAAAGGTGGCAAGGGTGGGGTCAAGAAGCGCGGGACGAGCACGCCGGGCGCCGCAGCAGTTGGGGCAGCCGGCGGCGCcacgcccgccgccgccgccgcgccgcgcgcgcccaagcccgcgccgcccgcgccgcaccCCGCGCTCGTGGGCTCCACCAACACCACCACCACGCCCGCgctgcccgcgccgcccgccacgCCGCCCGCCACGCACACCGGACTGCCGCAGCAG GTGGCGACGCAGCCGTCCAGCTTCCACGTGGCCCAGCCGGCGGCCCCGCCAGTCTCGACGATACCAGCGGTAGCATTATCCCAAACGCAGCCGGCCAAG GTGAAAAAGGGTGTGAAGAGAAAAGCCGATACTACGACGCCTATGGGAAGCTCTTTTGAAGGGGGCTATACAACACCTACCATAGATCAGCAGAGTGGTCCCAAACCTGCTAAAATCTCCACAAGGAGAGAAAGTGGTCGACAGAAGAAG GCGAGCCGGACAGGGGATGATGGATTTAAAATGGGAGGTTTATCTCCTAGCGGTGCTGGCGCTTCGCACCACTCTGTCATGACTCCTCAGCTTGCTAAGAGTAAAGAGAAACTCTCTGATGCTCTTAAGAGTTGTAATGAAATTCTAAAAGAACTTTTCTCTAAAAAACATTCA GGTTATGCCTGGCCGTTTTATAAACCTGTAGATGCTGATTTGCTTGGACTTCatgattattttgatattattaagaAACCCATGGACCTTGGAACCGTGAAACAAAAGATGGACAATAGAGCATATAAAACAGCCGCTGAATTTGCCGCCGACGTACGTCTAATATTCACGAATTGTTATAAATATAACCCGCCGGACCATGATGTCGTTGCAATGGCTCGAAAACTTCAGGATGTCTTTGAGATGAG ATATGCCAAGATTCCTGACGAACCCGTACACGTAGGCGTCCCGCATATGGATAAGGGCAGCTCTGCATCAAGTTCGGAGTCTGGCTCCGAGTCTGATTCTGAATCTGATGATtcagaagaagaaagaaataacAAAGTTAAGCTGTTAGAAAAAGAATTACTTGCACTACAAGAAAAAATGAGAAAACTAGTAGAAGAATCCAATAACAAAAAGAAagctaagaaaaaaatgaagGATAAGCAGAAGAAACAAATAACGAACAATGCGGTGCCTAAGCCCAATGCAGCTGCTGCTTACGCGGCGAAAGCAAATAATATTGCTGAGAATTTAG CGGCGCCGAGCAGCGTGCGCGGCAAGCCGGGCAGCaagcgcggcggcgcgggcggcgcggccggCAAGGcgggcgcccgcgccgcgcccggcAAGAAGAAGAGCTCCACGCccaccgccgcgccgccgccgcacccGCCGCCGCACCCCGACACCGACGACGAGGACCACGCCAAGCCCATGTCCTACGACGAGAAGCGGCAGCTCTCGCTCGACATCAACAAGCTGCCTG GTGATAAACTCGGTAAAGTAGTGCACATCATTCAAAGTAGAGAACCTTCTTTACGAGACTCCAACCCGGACGAAATCGAAATAGATTTTGAAACCCTCAAACCTTCAACGCTGCGTGAACTAGAGAACTACGTCGCATCATGTCTTCGAAAAAAGACAC ATCGAAAAGTGTCTGGTAAATCTAAGGATGAACAAATAGCTGAAAAGAAACAAGAATTAGAAAAGAGGCTGCAGGATGTATCTGGGCAACTAGGAACAAATAAAAAGCAGCAACAGAAAAAAG AGGGTTGTAAAGAGGCGCTGGGCGGCGGCATGTCGTCGTCGTCGAGTTCGTCCGACTCGTCCAACTCGTCGTCCAGTACCGACACCAGCTCGTCCGACAGCAGTGACAGCGAAGCAG gtacaGGTCCTAGCAGGACGCCTAAAAAGAAAGCGAAGAAGCAGCATCAACACCCACCGCAAGCG CAGAAACCCGTTCCAACTGTGACGGTCGCTACACCAGTGGCCCCTCCAGTGGCAGTGCCGGCCGCCGTGGAGCTGGCGCCTCCCGCGCCGGCCGACGTGAAGCCGGTGCCGGGCCCGGAGGCGGTGGCCGTGCAGCCCGACCACAAGGAGGCCGCCGCGCCGCCTGCGCCCGCGCTCGCaccgcctgcgcccgcgcccCCGCAGCCGCCCAACATCATCCCTGACTCTTCCATCGCACCCATTGTTCGAGAAGTTGAGGACCATAAGCCCATTCCTAAAATTGAACCACGGAATGGGCTGGATAAAGTTGATCCCTCTCAATACATTGACCCTATTGAACGGTCCTTGGCTAGTCTGGAGCGAAGTCTTAAAGCAGATGTGCCAATGGACGTTAGCGTTGGAGTTTCGGAGTCGTCGATGCGTCTAGAAGAAGAATTTTCCCTACCGAAGCCACAGATGATGCCAGATTCTGCTCACCAAAACCTGATGGCACAGCTTGGAGGCTTGACAGAGGTGGCTCGTGTGCCTGAACAGATTAAAACTGAAATGTACCTGCAGCCCCACAATGGATATGTGGAAAAAATGCAGCTTGAACGCGAGCATCTGCGACCCGATGTGAATCCTATTATCCAGGGCATGACCGTGCCACCAGTTTCGTCTATATTTGATCCAATACCATCAGCGCCACACAGTGTCATTTCTCAGTCTCATCACAACATCCCAAATGCACCGTGTTTAATCACACCTGCTGCGAAAAAAGAAGATATAAAACCTTTGCTCACACCTAAACCAATTGAAGACCTAATGGGAGTTCCCAACATGGTTTCTAACAATATGTCAGACCGAGCTAAATACGAGATGGAAAAAAAGATGGAAGATTCAAAAAATACTAACTTTGCACAAGCCTTCAAACTCAAACaagaacaaaatttaaaaaatgccaGCTCGTGGTCATCTCTGGCACAGGCTGGAAGTCCACAGAGTATACCAAACATGGGAACCAATcaccaaataaaacaaaaacctgTTATGGATAGTTTTCAG GCGTTTAAGAAGCAAGCTAAAGAGAAGATAGACCGCCAGAGAGCTCTTATAGAACAGCAAGAGTTGCGAAAGAAGGAACAGGCCGAGAGAGAAAGACAACGTCAAGAAACAGAGAGGCGACAACCCGACGAAGAAAAAATGAG AGTGGGCGCGGGTCCGCGTAAGGTGGAGAGCGCGGAGGTGGCGTCGCCGCGCGTGTCGCCGGTGGCGCGAGCgtcgccgcccgccgccgcggccgccgccgccgccgccgcgcccgacaAGCCCGCCGCCTCCGAGCGCGAGCGGCTGCGTCAGCGCGAGCAGGAGCGCCGCCGTCGAGAAGCC ATGGCTGGTCAAATCGATATGAACATGCAGAGCGATTTGATGGCGGCTTTTGAGGAATCACTGTAA